Proteins from one Mastacembelus armatus chromosome 16, fMasArm1.2, whole genome shotgun sequence genomic window:
- the l3mbtl1b gene encoding lethal(3)malignant brain tumor-like protein 4 isoform X3 yields the protein MTDTPPSDGPSQGGDFDMIGALDWKDGIATLPGSDLRFRMTEFGSLELVSDQEVKGQEAEPNHETLDPAQSHTPTPPPEGQSQSSTAAAPANVSQPGSSQGKVSGPVLLSLEEGPSVEVGPSIEVGSSADTGPNVELSRCRACGGSVSRNSLIQGKFCSLICAQPSSGRSSPGDARESQVVEGERLGKRVRRRRKIFMESGDEEEDNQEEPEEKAKTTKGRRGAKMVKLAPATAPPTKKRAWSWPAYLEEEKAIAAPVKLFKEHQSFPQSRNGFKVGMKLEGLDPSHPSLFCVLTVAEIQGYRVRLHFDGYPECYDFWANADSWDLKPAGWCEKNGHKLLLPKGCKEGEFNWSMYVKNCRGQLAPKHLFKSLNTSVTPSGFRAGMKLEAVDRKNPSLICVATIAAVVDNRLLIHFDNWDDTYDYWCDASSPYIHPVGYCEEAELTLTTPAEYKHPKSFSWEKYLEETGTQAAPARAFKPRPPHGFQVGMKVEAVDKRNPMLIRVTTIVDTEDHRLKIHFDGWSAEYDYWMETDCPDLHPVGWCQKTGHLLQSPNGSSDLLTAPGQGCPTAGCNGVGHIRGPRYGTHYTQVSCPYSEMNLNKEGLLPDRLSGERPLTLSGPHPRGRRPDPHTNSTTQTSVTPEQPEGEEDSQNRRPATVEAEHLGRNNQPEPPGGGIEQSHNGTRPKRTAPVPKYLKMHYVKEEIGDSKASPDAISLQQALHESVFSPGISASPPHRVALCWDKHCQLLPEVLGLTAKRVATWSAEEVASFVKGLPGCKEHAATFKTEQIDGEAFLLLTQADIVKILSIKLGPALKIYNSILMLKNADEE from the exons ATGACTGACACTCCACCCAGTGATGGCCCCTCCCAGGGAGGGGACTTTGATATGATAGGTGCCCTGGACTGGAAGGATGGTATCGCCACTCTGCCAGGCAGTGACCTAAGG ttccGTATGACAGAGTTTGGCTCCCTGGAGCTGGTCTCAGACCAAGAGGTCAAAGGCCAGGAGGCAGAGCCTAACCATGAGACCTTGGACCCAGCTCAGTCTCACACTCCCACCCCTCCACCAGAGGGCCAATCACAGTCTagcacagctgcagctccagccAATGTGAGTCAGCCAGGATCGTCTCAAGGTAAAG TTTCTGGTCCTGTGCTCCTATCTTTAGAGGAAGGCCCCAGTGTAGAGGTTGGTCCAAGCATTGAAGTCGGCTCCAGTGCCGACACGGGTCCAAATGTGGAGCTGTCGAGGTGCCGGGCCTGTGGTGGTAGTGTTTCCCGGAATAGCCTAATTCAGGGCAAATTCTGTAGCTTGATTTGTGCACAGCCTTCCAGTGGCAG ATCTTCTCCAGGTGATGCAAGGGAAAGTCAGGTAGTGGAGGGTGAGAGGCTTGGTAAACGTGTTcgcaggaggaggaagatctTCATGGAATCtggtgatgaagaagaagacaacCAAGAGGAACCAGAG GAAAAGGCCAAGACCACGAAAGGCAGGAGAGGTGCAAAAATGGTCAAACTAG CCCCAGCTACTGCCCCACCTACTAAGAAGCGGGCTTGGAGCTGGCCTGCTTACCTGGAAGAGGAGAAGGCAATTGCTGCTCCTGTTAAACTATTCAAAGAG CACCAGTCGTTCCCTCAAAGCAGGAATGGTTTTAAAGTGGGGATGAAACTGGAAGGATTGGACCCCTCTCACCCAtctctgttttgtgttctcACAGTTGCAGAG ATCCAAGGCTATAGGGTAAGACTCCACTTCGATGGATACCCAGAGTGCTATGACTTCTGGGCTAACGCTGACTCATGGGATCTGAAACCAGCTGGCTGGTGTGAGAAAAATGGACACAAGTTATTGTTGCCTAAAG GTTGTAAGGAGGGAGAGTTCAACTGGAGCATGTATGTAAAGAACTGCAGAGGTCAACTGGCCCCAAAACATCTTTTCAAGAGCCTCAATACA tctGTGACTCCGTCTGGATTTAGAGCAGGGATGAAGCTGGAGGCAGTTGACAGGAAGAACCCATCATTAATCTGTGTAGCAActattgctgctgttgttgacaACCGCCTGCTCATTCATTTTGACAACTGGGATGACACTTACGATTACTG GTGTGATGCCAGCAGTCCATACATCCATCCTGTTGGGTACTGTGAGGAGGCTGAGCTAACTCTGACCACTCCAGCTG AATATAAGCATCCTAAGAGTTTCTCATGGGAGAAATACCTGGAAGAAACTGGCACACAGGCTGCACCAGCTCGGGCTTTCAAACCG CGACCTCCACATGGCTTCCAGGTTGGGATGAAAGTGGAAGCTGTTGACAAGAGGAACCCCATGCTCATCCGCGTTACAACTATAGTGGACACAGAAGACCACCGGCTAAAG ATCCACTTTGATGGCTGGAGTGCAGAATATGATTACTGGATGGAGACAGACTGCCCTGATCTGCATCCTGTAGGGTGGTGTCAGAAAACTGGACACCTACTACAATCCCCTAATG GCTCCAGTGATTTACTGACTGCCCCAGGACAAGGATGTCCTACTGCTGGATGCAACGGTGTTGGCCACATCAGAGGCCCTCGCTATGGGACCCACTACAC GCAGGTAAGCTGTCCCTACTCTGAGATGAACCTGAACAAGGAGGGCTTGCTGCCAGACCGCCTTAGTGGAGAACGACCTCTCACCCTCAGCGGACCTCATCCTCGTGGGCGCCGCCCTGATCCTCACACAAACAGTACAACACAGACATCTGTAACACCAGAGCAGCCTGAAGGAGAGGAGGACTCTCAGAACAG GAGACCAGCCACAGTGGAAGCAGAGCATTTAGGGCGCAACAACCAGCCGGAGCCACCGGGTGGAGGCATTGAGCAGAGCCACAATGGAACAAGGCCTAAACG GACTGCCCCCGTTCCTAAATACCTGAAAATGCACTATGTTAAAGAGGAGATTGGCGACAGTAAAG CCTCTCCAGACGCCATCTCTCTGCAGCAAGCCCTCCACGAGTCTGTGTTCTCTCCCGGCATCTCTGCCTCCCCCCCACACCGGGTGGCTCTCTGCTGGGACAAACACTGCCAGCTGCTGCCTGAGGTCCTGGGGCTGACTGCCAAGAGAGTGGCTACTTGGAGCGCAGAGGAG GTGGCCAGTTTTGTAAAAGGACTCCCTGGATGTAAAGAACATGCTGCTACATTTAAAACGGAG CAAATAGATGGCGAAGCCTTCCTGCTCCTCACCCAAGCAGACATTGTAAAGATCCTGTCGATCAAGTTAGGACCTGCCCTGAAGATCTACAACTCCATCCTCATGTTGAAGAACGCTGACGAAGAATAA
- the l3mbtl1b gene encoding lethal(3)malignant brain tumor-like protein 4 isoform X5: protein MTDTPPSDGPSQGGDFDMIGALDWKDGIATLPGSDLRFRMTEFGSLELVSDQEVKGQEAEPNHETLDPAQSHTPTPPPEGQSQSSTAAAPANVSQPGSSQEEGPSVEVGPSIEVGSSADTGPNVELSRCRACGGSVSRNSLIQGKFCSLICAQPSSGRSSPGDARESQVVEGERLGKRVRRRRKIFMESGDEEEDNQEEPEEKAKTTKGRRGAKMVKLAPATAPPTKKRAWSWPAYLEEEKAIAAPVKLFKEHQSFPQSRNGFKVGMKLEGLDPSHPSLFCVLTVAEIQGYRVRLHFDGYPECYDFWANADSWDLKPAGWCEKNGHKLLLPKGCKEGEFNWSMYVKNCRGQLAPKHLFKSLNTSVTPSGFRAGMKLEAVDRKNPSLICVATIAAVVDNRLLIHFDNWDDTYDYWCDASSPYIHPVGYCEEAELTLTTPAGKTQTKTYVEYKHPKSFSWEKYLEETGTQAAPARAFKPRPPHGFQVGMKVEAVDKRNPMLIRVTTIVDTEDHRLKIHFDGWSAEYDYWMETDCPDLHPVGWCQKTGHLLQSPNGSSDLLTAPGQGCPTAGCNGVGHIRGPRYGTHYTQVSCPYSEMNLNKEGLLPDRLSGERPLTLSGPHPRGRRPDPHTNSTTQTSVTPEQPEGEEDSQNRRPATVEAEHLGRNNQPEPPGGGIEQSHNGTRPKRTAPVPKYLKMHYVKEEIGDSKASPDAISLQQALHESVFSPGISASPPHRVALCWDKHCQLLPEVLGLTAKRVATWSAEEVASFVKGLPGCKEHAATFKTEQIDGEAFLLLTQADIVKILSIKLGPALKIYNSILMLKNADEE from the exons ATGACTGACACTCCACCCAGTGATGGCCCCTCCCAGGGAGGGGACTTTGATATGATAGGTGCCCTGGACTGGAAGGATGGTATCGCCACTCTGCCAGGCAGTGACCTAAGG ttccGTATGACAGAGTTTGGCTCCCTGGAGCTGGTCTCAGACCAAGAGGTCAAAGGCCAGGAGGCAGAGCCTAACCATGAGACCTTGGACCCAGCTCAGTCTCACACTCCCACCCCTCCACCAGAGGGCCAATCACAGTCTagcacagctgcagctccagccAATGTGAGTCAGCCAGGATCGTCTCAAG AGGAAGGCCCCAGTGTAGAGGTTGGTCCAAGCATTGAAGTCGGCTCCAGTGCCGACACGGGTCCAAATGTGGAGCTGTCGAGGTGCCGGGCCTGTGGTGGTAGTGTTTCCCGGAATAGCCTAATTCAGGGCAAATTCTGTAGCTTGATTTGTGCACAGCCTTCCAGTGGCAG ATCTTCTCCAGGTGATGCAAGGGAAAGTCAGGTAGTGGAGGGTGAGAGGCTTGGTAAACGTGTTcgcaggaggaggaagatctTCATGGAATCtggtgatgaagaagaagacaacCAAGAGGAACCAGAG GAAAAGGCCAAGACCACGAAAGGCAGGAGAGGTGCAAAAATGGTCAAACTAG CCCCAGCTACTGCCCCACCTACTAAGAAGCGGGCTTGGAGCTGGCCTGCTTACCTGGAAGAGGAGAAGGCAATTGCTGCTCCTGTTAAACTATTCAAAGAG CACCAGTCGTTCCCTCAAAGCAGGAATGGTTTTAAAGTGGGGATGAAACTGGAAGGATTGGACCCCTCTCACCCAtctctgttttgtgttctcACAGTTGCAGAG ATCCAAGGCTATAGGGTAAGACTCCACTTCGATGGATACCCAGAGTGCTATGACTTCTGGGCTAACGCTGACTCATGGGATCTGAAACCAGCTGGCTGGTGTGAGAAAAATGGACACAAGTTATTGTTGCCTAAAG GTTGTAAGGAGGGAGAGTTCAACTGGAGCATGTATGTAAAGAACTGCAGAGGTCAACTGGCCCCAAAACATCTTTTCAAGAGCCTCAATACA tctGTGACTCCGTCTGGATTTAGAGCAGGGATGAAGCTGGAGGCAGTTGACAGGAAGAACCCATCATTAATCTGTGTAGCAActattgctgctgttgttgacaACCGCCTGCTCATTCATTTTGACAACTGGGATGACACTTACGATTACTG GTGTGATGCCAGCAGTCCATACATCCATCCTGTTGGGTACTGTGAGGAGGCTGAGCTAACTCTGACCACTCCAGCTGGTAAGACACAGACCAAGACATATGTGG AATATAAGCATCCTAAGAGTTTCTCATGGGAGAAATACCTGGAAGAAACTGGCACACAGGCTGCACCAGCTCGGGCTTTCAAACCG CGACCTCCACATGGCTTCCAGGTTGGGATGAAAGTGGAAGCTGTTGACAAGAGGAACCCCATGCTCATCCGCGTTACAACTATAGTGGACACAGAAGACCACCGGCTAAAG ATCCACTTTGATGGCTGGAGTGCAGAATATGATTACTGGATGGAGACAGACTGCCCTGATCTGCATCCTGTAGGGTGGTGTCAGAAAACTGGACACCTACTACAATCCCCTAATG GCTCCAGTGATTTACTGACTGCCCCAGGACAAGGATGTCCTACTGCTGGATGCAACGGTGTTGGCCACATCAGAGGCCCTCGCTATGGGACCCACTACAC GCAGGTAAGCTGTCCCTACTCTGAGATGAACCTGAACAAGGAGGGCTTGCTGCCAGACCGCCTTAGTGGAGAACGACCTCTCACCCTCAGCGGACCTCATCCTCGTGGGCGCCGCCCTGATCCTCACACAAACAGTACAACACAGACATCTGTAACACCAGAGCAGCCTGAAGGAGAGGAGGACTCTCAGAACAG GAGACCAGCCACAGTGGAAGCAGAGCATTTAGGGCGCAACAACCAGCCGGAGCCACCGGGTGGAGGCATTGAGCAGAGCCACAATGGAACAAGGCCTAAACG GACTGCCCCCGTTCCTAAATACCTGAAAATGCACTATGTTAAAGAGGAGATTGGCGACAGTAAAG CCTCTCCAGACGCCATCTCTCTGCAGCAAGCCCTCCACGAGTCTGTGTTCTCTCCCGGCATCTCTGCCTCCCCCCCACACCGGGTGGCTCTCTGCTGGGACAAACACTGCCAGCTGCTGCCTGAGGTCCTGGGGCTGACTGCCAAGAGAGTGGCTACTTGGAGCGCAGAGGAG GTGGCCAGTTTTGTAAAAGGACTCCCTGGATGTAAAGAACATGCTGCTACATTTAAAACGGAG CAAATAGATGGCGAAGCCTTCCTGCTCCTCACCCAAGCAGACATTGTAAAGATCCTGTCGATCAAGTTAGGACCTGCCCTGAAGATCTACAACTCCATCCTCATGTTGAAGAACGCTGACGAAGAATAA